The DNA region CATAATACAACTGAGCAATCACCGGGCCAACAgcgcagatggggaaactgaggctgggggctAGGGAGTCGCCCGGGTCAGAGCTTTCCTGGCTTTCGGGACAGGGCTGCCTCATAACCTGGGTGTGCTCATCGCTAGTTCCTGGCAGGAAGGGAAAAACCTCCTCCGCGTTGGGGAACGCGCGCTGCCGCTCAAAAACCAGTCCCCAGCAGTCCACGCCGAAGCCCCGCTTTGCGGACTACAAGTCCCGGCAGGCCCCGCGCCGCAGCGCACGCGCGGCGGGGCGTGCTCGCGGGCGCCCACTGAGTGCCaggcaggggcgggggcgggcggcgTGAGGGTCGTCCATTGGCCGAGCGGCGCGTCCGTCGGACGGCCCCGCCCCgtgcaggccccgccccgccgcgcccGCGCCTGGCTCCCGCCCGCCCGCGCCTCAGGACCGGCGGGGCCGCGCGGCGCATCCtgcgggcggcggcgggcggccggGCGCAAGATGATGAAGTTTCGGTTCCGCAGGCAGGGCGCAGACCCGCAGCGCGAGAAGCTCAAGCAGGAGCTCTTCGCCTTCCATAAGGTGCGGCGGCGGGCCGGGGGCagctggctgggggcgggggcctgGCCGGAGCCACGtcgggccgggggagggggcgcaCGCCGGGCCGGGCCGCCAAGCTCAGCTCTGCTGGAGCCGCGCGCCTGCATCCCTGCCCTCCGCTCCTCTGCTCCTGTCTCCGCGCCTCGGAGTTCGCTGCCGTCTCCCCGAGGGGCCTCTCCGCCTCCGTGCGGCTCTCAACTCTCGCTCTGGCTCCACTCGCTGCCTGTTTATCTCTTTCTTGGGGACCTCGGCGCCCCTGCGCAGCCCTAGGGCCCGATTTGTTTTGCTTTCGTACCCAGGCCGGTGGGGAGGAGTGCTGAGTGGGGGAAGatgttggggggtggggctgggaaatCCCTTCCCggttcctctcctcccttccccctctgcCTGGGACTCCCGCCTGAGCTGTGCCCGGCCTGCCCGGGGCTCCAGGGGGGATGCCTGGCCGTGTAACCAACTGCACTTCGAATCCTGGGGTCTCAGTTTCCCTTGCGATGAAATGGGGCTACTGTCTTCCCTGCTGCGGACTCTGTCGCGGGGGGCAGCAGACCCACCGCTTCTGGAGACTTGGCGGAGGTGGGGGCGGAGGgctgcttcttcctttctttcctgggtAGGGCCAGAGGGGCCACGGGAAAGGGGCTGCCTTCAGCCCCGCCTCCCTGCGCTGGTGTGTGTTTGAGAGAGGCCCGGCCTGCCCCCTGCTAACTACCCCCAGGGGTGTCACTTCTGGCCTCAGTTTTACACCCAAGCCCTCTGATCACATGCCCCCTTGCTGCTCTTGGGGCTTCGAGTCGTTATGCTCACATGcgggtgagaaaactgaggttcagctCTGCCGAGCTGGCCAGAGACAGAGTGAGTGGGCGCTTGGTCTCTGTGTACCCTTGTCAGTGGGATTTGACTTCAGCCTTGAGAAGCCAGGGCCCCTTGGAGGGGCTGCTGTAGGTCTCGAGCGGCAGCCAGGAGACCCTGGTCCAGGGAGACACTCTTTGGGCGCTGCTCCTGCACTGGCCGAGGCCGGGACATTTCTCAGGGCaggcagggtttcccaggtgccaATAGAGGGTGCCAGGATCCTCGGGCTTGGTGGCCAAGGGGCCCAGAGGGGAGGCTAGTGCccaggggttcccaggtggcccttTCCTATGCTGAGTGACTGAGGGTGAGCCCCTCGAGGTGAGAGGACAGCGTTGTGGGGCAGGTGTCTTGCTAAGGTGTCACTTCCTCAGCCAGGGAGTCGAGGTGTGAAGCGGGGGCCCCAGAAAGGTGGAGGGGAGGTGCTCCCCCATCTGGCCTCTGGTGGCAGAAGCTGGGCTCCCTGCTAAGGCGGGCAAGGCCACATTCTGAGTGGGCAGCAGTGGTAGGAGGGGGGTGGACTTAGGCAGAGGGTCACTAGAGGGACTGGCAGGTGATCACTAGAAAATAggtcccagggacttccctggtggtccagtggtgaagactgtgcttccacttcctggggctcgggttcgatccctggtccaggaactaagatcccacatgctgtgtggcaacaccaacaagcaaaaacaaaaagcctcAGATTCCCAAGTGGCCGGGGGTGGAGGGTGGTCAGGGTGAGTGAGGACTTTGGGCTGTCTTGGGTCCAAATCCCATCCCTGCCCCTGGTTGCCTGTTGTGTGTCCACTCTGTGTCATCTTCACACACACTGCCTTGGGGGGCCAGTGTCCTAGCTGGGGAGACAGTGAGAAGACGAAACGGAGTAGGGTGTGCAGCTGGCAGTAGCTGGGCTGGTGATCAGTGCTgtggaggaaggcaggcaggtgAGGGTGTAGAGGGGCAGCTGCTGAGCCAGCGGTTGTCTCCTGAGCTGGGGGAAGGCTTCACAGTGGGGAGGGCACATGCCAGGTAGAGGGACTGTGGTGGGTGTGcaggtcctgaggcaggaagcTTCCATGGTGGACTGGAGGAGAGCGGAAGGCCAGCAGCCAGGGGTCCATGGAAGGGAGGTCAGAGAGGGCCAGGTGGTAAGGACTAGGCTTTGACTTGGAGTGAGCTGGGGGTCCCCGAGGGTCCTGAACAGAGGAGCAGGCCGCAGGACCTTGTCAGGTCCAGTGTGGGCACAGCGGTGCCAGTGTTTGCCATCCCCCCCAGTCCAGTGGTCCACTCTGTCCTCAGGTGGGCTCCCCGGTGCCTGGATGGGAAGCTGAGGCTCGGACAGTgctgtgacttgcccaaggccgaGCCAGCTGCTCAGGCGACTCAGTCCTTGTCtggatgggctggggctggagaAAGACACAGGCCTCAGGGGACTAGGTGTTCTTATAAAACCTGTGTGTTGATGACACAGTGGTCAGGAGGAACTGGCAGCCACATGTGGTATCCCACCTTGGTATtgggggctgggggcccaggggtgCAGGCTTCCAGGGAGGGCTCCCAACCAGGCCTCGGGGTTGACTAGGGGCTCCTTGTGTCAGTGAGCGGGTGGGGGAACTAGGGCTTTGCCAGGAGCAGGGGACTCGGTGGGAACTGTTCCACTGACACCCTCAGTGTGTAGCACCGCCTactaccctgaccagggatgggtgGGAACCATGTCCCCCAGTTTCCAGGTCGGAACCTGAGTCTGGGAGGTGCATGACACCTTCAGGGACTGGGCAGGAAGCACCCTCTGTCTGGGCCCCCCTCTTCCTGTCTCTggctgggagtggggagcagCCCTAGTTAGGGGGAGTCCAGAGCCTCTGCCTAGCCAACCTTGGGTGTTGGTCTCTGACCGCCATGCGGAACCTGTGTGTGGGGGGTACCACGGACTGCACCCTGCTTCAGTCTGCCTGGGTGAGTGGGGTGCGGAGCCCACCCCATGGGACAGCTGGGGTTTGCATCTGTGCCCATGCATCCTCCCTTGTGAGCCCCGTTCTGTTTGTTGTCATGGACCCAAGTGTCAAGTGGGACGGGCCTTGACTGGGAAGGCCTCTGGTGGGGCCAGGGCTCAGGCCCTTCCTCACCCGCTGGAGGTGTGATCATCCATCTCGCAGCTGAGGACGTTGAGGTCAGGGGGCTGGGCGTGCAGCAGGGACAGAGCTGGAGACTGCCTTGGGTGGGCCTCGGGTGGGAGTTGTGCCTTGTAGATACCCCCGCCTCCCTGCAGACTGTGGAGCATGGCTTCCCCAACCAGCCCAGTGCGCTGGCCTTTGACCCTGAGCTTCGTATCATGGCAATCGGCACCCGGTCTGGGGCCGTCAAGATGTATCCTTTGGGGTCGTGGCTAATGTGCGGGGCGCCTGGGCCGGGCCCCTGGTGGCGGCTGTGCAGCTGCTGCCCTGAGGCAGAGCCTCAGAGACGAAGGGGTACACAGCTGCCTATCGCTGCAGCCAGTTACCTCGGCAACCCTCCCGTTGTCCCAGCAGCTGTGACTGGGGAGGTGGGCCAGGACTGGCAGCACACGGTCCCTAGCAAGGGTGGCGGGAGGACCAGGGTCACAGCAGACCTTGCCCTGGGAACCGGGTGCACACACGTGTGCCGGCCTAAAGACATGTGTGTCCAGCCGAGGGTTGGGGGCAGTGCCAGGCTCGGCGTGGCGAGCGTGGCGCGGCCCCCACCTGGATGCTGGCCCCGCACAATGGGCCTGTGAGCCACACAAAGGGCCATTTTCCTGAGAGCTCTggctggggggggtggggggcggggggggtggggggaggctggcAGCTGGATGCCTTCTTCCTGCTGTGGAGCAGCCCACCCCCACTGCATGAGGTGAGCCCCCCAGGTGGggcccaggtgcagggtctggctGGCCACCACAGGGGCGGATGGGGTCTCCCCATCCGGGACTCAGGGCACTGGCCGGGCAATTTTGAGTTTGCCAGTGCCAGGGAccagggagaggggctgggtCTAGGTGCCCCCTCCTCTTCCGTGGACCCTGAGGCATCGGTGAGACAGAGAGGGGACGGTGCCCTGGTCGTCTGCCTCAGGCTGCTGCCTGCCCAGGAGTCCCCTCCCTGCCTGCTGCTCCTGCCTCTGGCTGCCTGTGGGAGCCGTGGTCCCATGGCCCCTTCTCCCCGGCACAGTGTCTCTGCCGGTGGCAGAGTCTTTCTTGTGCACCAGCCCCTCATGCTGACAAAGGATGGGTGGCCAGACGGCCTCAGAGGAGGacgagccccccgccccccagaccACTCCTACCCATGCCCTGGgctaggaaactgaggctggccACAGGGGCCATCCCACCCCCCAGTCTGGCCTGTCTCCCTGGCGACCTGGTTCCCGCCCAGCACTCCTGCCCCTCTTTTGTCCCCTCGTCTGTGTTCTCCCGGCTCCAGCTCCAGGCAACGGCTCCTGCCTTGTCTCCCAGCAACGTTGCTGACCCCAGCCTTGTCCTCCCCCCCTGGGGCCCCTCAGCCTGCTGTCCACGGTGAAGCCTGAGGTTGCTTGGACGCTGGCACTCACACCAGGCACTTGTAGCCAGGCATCCACCTCTCCAAGCCCCTGGGGCCTCTCCCCACTCAGTGGGGGCTGCCAGCCCCACAAGGACATGGGTTTTCTGGCCTTCGGCTGGCAGCGGCCTGTGGTTCTGGAGAGGCAGCCTGGACTCTGCTCTGCCGCGGGCTTCCTGAGCCTGGCCTGGCATCTCTGCCCATGATGCCGATGTGCCGGGCCAGCTCTTGCGCCCACAGACCCGTGAGCCTGACATAGAGCCATGAACTGGGCCTGGGCTGGGTGTGCCGGGACAGCTTGCGTTCTTGGGTGTCCTGTGTCTgcctcaggaggcaggcaagcaAGTCACTGGctggttttacagatgaggaagggaAGGCCACACGGAGCACTGACTTGCAGGACCGAATGGGTCTGCATCCTAAGTACAGTGCTTCTTCCGAAGACGAGTCCCCAGACCTGTGAGGGCCCCTGGACAGGGCTGGGTGACACCCCTCCCCGTGTCACCAGGGGCCTGATGCAGTggtcctggggaggaggggctaGGTGATCCCTGGTGTTGGTGTCTTGGCCCGTGCCTGCTTTCCACCCTTGACTCGTCACCCTCAGTTACGGTGCCCCTGGCGTGGAGTTCACGGGCCTGCACCGAGATGCAGCCACTGTCACCCAGATGCATTTCCTGCCTGGTCAGGTGAGCCTCGGCCCCGCTGCCGGCCCCCAGAaaccccctgccccgcccctgaCCCCAGTCAGCTCAGTCCTGGTCTTACTCACCCGCCAGGGTCGAGTCCTGACCCTGCTGGATGATGACAGCCTCCACCTGTGGGAGATCATCCACCATGACGGCTGCGCCCACCTGGAGGAAGCCCTACGATTCCAGGCACCCAGTCGGCCTGGCTTTGACGGTGCCAGGTACCGAGGGGCTTGGCCGGCTGTGGCTGCCAGATGTAGTGGGGGGCCTGTGAAGGTGCAGTGGGGACGGAAGCTACCCCGGGGCTGGGACTCGGGGCGGGGTGGTGCACGTCGGGCTGGGCCTGGGTCCAGAGAGCTGCTCTGTGGACTTTGTGGGCGTCAGACGGGAGTCCCAGGTGAGCCCAGGGTCAGCAGGGAGGGTCTGTGCCATGGCACTGCCGGGGCCCGGGAGGcccggggtggggagggtgtgTCCCAGAGCCTGGAGAGTGGCCCTGTGCCCCTGCAGCGAGGGGGGCATCTGGAGCAGGAACTGACCTCAGCACCAGTCCTCCAGACCCTTGAACAGGGGCGGGACGATAAGCCCTACTGtgcggggaggagagggcaggtcAGAACAAGGAGGGTCTCCCTGGGCTGTGAGGTGCTGGCAGGACACCCCAGGGGCAACAGCATGGGCTTCAGCCCTCAGGGGGAGAGTAAGGGGCCTTGCGGTTCCTGGCCCGCAAGCCCTTGTTGGAATGGCTGCGGCAAGTCTGACCAAGTCACAAGACGTCCATCCAGCTCAGAAACAGGCTTGTCCCGCTTGGGCTTGGACGCAGCGTGGATCCAGGGTGTTCGAGATCCTGTCGGGGAGTGATTGGGGGCCCCCTTCAGGGTCAGGGAGATGTCTTAAGGCATGGGGCTTCCTGGCGGGGTTCAGAGGCAGAGTCCTGGGGCTTGTGGTCCCTGCCCAGTCGGAGCCTGGTTCCTGCCGCCATCCCctctgggtggggggaggagctCCAGGGCCTGTCTCCAAGACCTGGGGACCTATTTTTATCCCTCTCCCCACCGGCATCTGGTGAATAATTGAGTGAGCTGGTTACGGTGTCTGCAGCCACCACCGTGGCCTTCCGGGGCGCCAGCCCCCTTCATGACCAGGGTCCAGCAAGACCAGAGGGGCTGTAGTGAGCTGACACTCTTGGGCCCCCGTGCCCTCCCCGGCAGGTGTGTGGGCTCCCCCCCTCACCTGCTTCCCCTCGGGCCCACAGCGGCCTGCCCAGCCTCTCCCACATCACAGTGGTCCTGCTGGTAGCTGCGGGTGACATGGCTGCCCTGGGCACGGAGGGCGGAAGCATCTTCTTCCTGGATGTTCCCACCCTGACACTGCTCGAGGGGCAGACCCTGGGCCCAGACGAGGTTCTGCGAAGGTGAGAGGCCACCCGGCTTCCCTGTGCCCCCTCcaccagccccccgcccccgcccatgCCACCAGCCACCCCGCCCGCTTTCTCCCTCTGCTGTCCGCAGCGTGCCTGATGACTACCGGTGTGGGAAGGCGCTGGGCCCTGTGGAGTCACTCCAGGGACACCTGCGGGACCCCACCAAGATCCTCATCGGCTACAGCCGGGGCCTGCTGGTCATCTGGAACCAGGCCGCTCGCTGTGCTGAGCGCATCTTCCTGGGGAACCAGGTGTGTGGGTGCAGCTGGTGGCCACCCGGGGCCTCTGCTCACAGCCGCCAAGCTCACGCCTGTCCCCCGCCCCACAGCAGCTGGAGAGTGTGTGCTGGGAGCGCAGTGGCCACACGGTGGTCAGCTCGCACAGCGATGGCAGCTATGCCATCTGGGCCGCGGACACCGGCGACTCCCCAACAGCGCAGCCCACGGTGGCCACCACGCCCTATGGTGAGTGTGGGGGACCTGTGTAAGGTTGGCTGTGACCCCAAACTCTGACTGGCCTCAGTGGGGGAACTTCACGGGGGATGTGTGGAAGGTGGCAGGGCCAGGCCAAAGGTGAGaccacccccctgccccacatTGGGTAGCATGCCTTCCCCTTGGGATGCAGGCAACAGCCGCCCTGTGGGGACgatggaggcaggagggggatggGGCAGTGGCGAGAAATGCGATCCAGGGCCCTCAGGTCCCTGCCTGAGAGCCTGCAAGTGAGGCCAACAAACACTGTCCCCCCGCAGGACCCTTCCCCTGCAAAGCCATCAACAAGGTCCTGTGGCGAAGCTGTGCGTCTGGGTAGGTGGGGCCTGCCCGGGGGCAGGGTTGTGGGGGGAGGCTCTCCTGGAGCCCCAACAGCTGCTCACGCGGCTTCCTCACCCTGAGCAGCAAGCACTTCGTCATCTTCAGCGGTGGCATGCCCCGCGCCAGCTATGGTGACCGCCACTGCGTGAGCGTGCTCCAGGCCGAAACCCTGGTGACGCTGGACTTCACCTCCCGTGTCATCGACTTCTTCACGGTGCATAGCACGCGGCCCGAGGATGGTGTGTTTCCGCCATGCCCCCATCGCCCCCTGACCTGGCCCCCGTGCGTCTCTGGCTGCACTCACCCACCCCGTCCCACAGAGTTCGACGAGCCGCAGGCCCTTGCAGTGCTGCTCGAAGAGGAGCTGGTGGTGCTGGACCTGCAGACGCCCGGCTGGCCAGCTGTACCCGCCCCATACCTGGCCCCCCTGCACTCGTCTGCCATCACCTGCTCAGCCCACGTCGCCAATGTCCCTGCCAAGCTGTGGGCCCGCATCCTGAGCGCCGGCGAGCAGCAGAGCCCCCAGCCAGCCTCCGGGGCATCGGTGTGTGCCAGGGGCGGAGGAGGTGGTCCCCCGGGGGTGCACTACAGGCTGCGCCCAAGGAGGGGACGTGGCAGGTGTGGGTGGGACACCTGCAAGGCCTTTGCGTCCTGCACATGGCGCCTGGCGTGGCTTCTGCTTACACCCCTCTCCATCCCCCAGAGCTGGCCCATCACTGGGGGCCGGAACCTGGCTCAGGAGCCATCCCAGCGAGGCCTGCTGCTGACCGGGTAGGTGACACCTCTTCAGCCCAGTTGTGACGGGCgtgtaagcatgtgtgtgtgtgggcgagCAGGGTCTGGTGCCACCTGCGCAGGTGCGAGAAGGGCTGTCCTGGGCCTGGCGGGTGCTGACCTGCCCACTGACTCAGGCCTGGCCCCTGGTGGGACCAGGTCACCTTCTTCCACCGGGTGCACCAGGTAAAGCCTCCCTAGACTCTGCTTTAAGGCCCAGCCCTCCTTCTTGATGAAACTGAGCTCCACCCACTCAGCCTGCCCCGGGACCGGAAAATCTGGGCCAGCCCACGCCGAGCTGCCCAGGGCAGGTGCCGGAGAGCCCGGCCTGGGCCTGGCGGGCGCCGACGTGCCCGGTGACTCAGGCCCCACCTTCTTGCCCAGCCCCTGCCGTCTGCCTGTGCCGGGACCCTCAGGCCTCTGGAGGTGTCCCAACCAGCCTGCAGATTCTCAGCTTCTCCCGCCCTGGCTCTGGGCTGCCACCGCCGCCCAGGGGCCCTGACCTGGGCTCTGTAGCTGTGTCCTGGGCTGCACCCCAGATTCATCTGCTCcccctctctgcttcctcctggcCTCCCCAGGTTTCCTGCTCCTGCCCCAGCACGCCCCTCTGTTCTGGGGGCATCTCTGATCACGTGTTCTGGAGGCCCCCAGGGGTAGAATCCCTGTGGTCCTCTGTTCCCTGTCACTGTTCCACACCTCTTCTCATTTCCGGTGATATCCCTGCACCTTCTCACCCTCCCCAGTGAAGGGCCCGGGTCCAGTGCCCTGGCATACAGTAAGGTGCTCAGTACTTGCTTGCCCTATATAGTTGATGCTTTCTGTTTGCTGTATGCAGTAGGAGTCCAGTCAGTGTTTGGCCTAGGTGCTGGGTGCCCAGTGAGTGGTTGCTGGCTGAAAGGATGTGGGGGGGTTTggtgggggcctggggcctgATGTTGCCTCTCCGCAGCCACGAGGACGGCACGGTGCGCTTCTGGGATGCCTCTGGTGTGGCCCTGCGACCGCTCTACAAGCTGAGCACCGCCGGCCTCTTCCAGACGGACTGTGAGCATGCCGACAGCCTGGCCCAGGCTGCCGAGGATGACTGGCCGCCCTTCCGCAAGGTGCgagccccccaccccttcccggCCCAGGGAGCCTGGTCTGGGATCTGCCCTGTGACCAgttcctctcccaccccctcagGTGGGCTGCTTTGACCCCTACAGTGATGACCCGCGGCTCGGCGTGCAGAAGGTGGCGCTCTGCAAGTACACGGCCCAGATGGTGGTGGCCGGCACCGCTGGTCAGGTGGGGCCGAGGTGTCACCAGGGCTGCGGGGCTCAAGGGCTTCTGGCAGGTCCAGTAGGGTGCTAGAGGGGTCGGCCCAGCAGAAACCCACAGATGGGAATGGGGGAGGCCAGCTGGGGCCTTGGGGACCCTCACAGGGTTGGGGCCCTGGGCGGGAGCACCCATGTTATGTGGACcctgggagggcagggcctgCGTGTCTTGGTTGCCACGGTGTTGCTCACTGAGGGCCCTGGTATACAGTGGGCACCAGTCAGTGCTTATTCAGAGGATGCTCTCCAGATGCTCCTAGAAGCACCTTGGCAGAGGTGTCACTGGCTCGGGTGGGGGCGCCCTGTCCTCCAAGCTgactgcccacccacccccccaggtGCTGGTGCTGGAGTTGAGTGATGCACCGGCGGAGCAGGCGGTGGGCGTGGCCAGCCTGGACCTGCTGCAGGACCGCGAGGGCTTCACGTGGAAAGGCCACGAGCGGCTGAGCCCGCGCCTGGGACCCCTGCCCTGGCCAGCCGGCTTCCAGCCCCGCACGCTCATCCAGTGCCTGCCACCAGCCGCTGTTACGGCCGTCACGCTCCACGCTGAGTGGGGCCTCGTAGCCTTCGGGACCAGTCACGGCTTTGGCCTCTTTGACTACCTGCGAAGGAGCCCCGTGCTGGCCAGGTGGGTGTGAGCGAGCCCCTCCCGAGGTTCATGGGGTGCAGGTGGGGGCACTGCCGGCCTCGCAGGACCCCGCTGGGGGAGGTCTGCCCCTTGGCCGCTGGACccgtgcttccctgatggctggcCTGCGTCCCCAGGTGCACCCTGCACCCTAGCGACTCCCTGGCCATGGAGGGACCACTGTCCCGCGTGAAGTCGCTCAAGAAGTCGCTGCGCCAGTCCTTCCGGCGCATCCGCAAGAGCCGTGCGTCGGGCAAGAAGCGCACGGTTGCCGGCAGCAAGGTGGGGCGGCAGGCAAGGCGGGCAGGgtgatgggggcggggggcaggatGGTGGCCCGACCTTGCGCCCCTCCAGTTGCAGGAGGCCAACGCGCAGCTGGCGGAGCAGGCTGGTCCCCAGGATGTGGAGGTGACGCCCGTACAGCGCCGCATCGAGCCCCGCTCGGCTGACGACTCCCTCTCGGGTGTTGTGCGCTGTCTCTACTTTGCAGACACCTTCCTTAGAGATGGTGAGACTGGGCAGGGTGGGCAGCCAGGGGCGGTGTGTCCTTGGTCTTCTGGGAAATGGGTGATAGGGTGGACCCGTGCCTTCTGGAAGGCTGGAAAGCACTGTGTGCCTACGGAGTGCCAGCCTGTGCTGGCACCAGGGCGCCCTGGCCCCCAGCAGCTTCTGGAACAACCCGATGGTGAGGCTCGGTGAGTGGGTGGGGCAGGCCTTAGACCTGGGCAGAGAAGGGAGCCCAGGATCTTGGGGAAGTACAGACCA from Cervus canadensis isolate Bull #8, Minnesota chromosome 1, ASM1932006v1, whole genome shotgun sequence includes:
- the LLGL1 gene encoding lethal(2) giant larvae protein homolog 1 isoform X2; translation: MMKFRFRRQGADPQREKLKQELFAFHKTVEHGFPNQPSALAFDPELRIMAIGTRSGAVKIYGAPGVEFTGLHRDAATVTQMHFLPGQGRVLTLLDDDSLHLWEIIHHDGCAHLEEALRFQAPSRPGFDGASGLPSLSHITVVLLVAAGDMAALGTEGGSIFFLDVPTLTLLEGQTLGPDEVLRSVPDDYRCGKALGPVESLQGHLRDPTKILIGYSRGLLVIWNQAARCAERIFLGNQQLESVCWERSGHTVVSSHSDGSYAIWAADTGDSPTAQPTVATTPYGPFPCKAINKVLWRSCASGKHFVIFSGGMPRASYGDRHCVSVLQAETLVTLDFTSRVIDFFTVHSTRPEDEFDEPQALAVLLEEELVVLDLQTPGWPAVPAPYLAPLHSSAITCSAHVANVPAKLWARILSAGEQQSPQPASGASSWPITGGRNLAQEPSQRGLLLTGHEDGTVRFWDASGVALRPLYKLSTAGLFQTDCEHADSLAQAAEDDWPPFRKVGCFDPYSDDPRLGVQKVALCKYTAQMVVAGTAGQVLVLELSDAPAEQAVGVASLDLLQDREGFTWKGHERLSPRLGPLPWPAGFQPRTLIQCLPPAAVTAVTLHAEWGLVAFGTSHGFGLFDYLRRSPVLARCTLHPSDSLAMEGPLSRVKSLKKSLRQSFRRIRKSRASGKKRTVAGSKLQEANAQLAEQAGPQDVEVTPVQRRIEPRSADDSLSGVVRCLYFADTFLRDAAHHGPTMWAGTNSGSVFAYALEVPAAAAGGEKRPERAVEAVLGKEVQLMHRAPVVAIAVLDGRGRPLPEPYEASRDLAQAPDMQGGHAVLIASEEQFKVFTLPKVSAKTKFKLTAHEGCRVRKVALATFASVACEDYAETCLACLTNLGDVHVFSVPGLRPQVHYACIRKEDISGIASCVFTRHGQGFYLISPSEFERFSLSARNVTEPLCCLDIRWPRDATRVSHRSRESPKLNQANGTPGIILAPQSCDGSPDPICKGADTPEPAEAMLSPMSIDSATSADTTLDTTGDMTVEDVKDFLGSSEESEKNLRNLSEEEARACAILIK